The window ACAGatggttaaaaatataaacatttggttgcTTAATAATATTGAATCCATGTTTTGCTGCTtatggtgtgcaataccatgctttttttaaaaacaaaagaatgGGTGTCTGCTCTGTATAAAAGCTAAGattaatgcgtatttatgaaatcatgtcaacttaaaaaaaacaaatagactatagtctgtcccaagttattgcttccatcgctttttggtgatttttgataaaattacacatacctgtgaaagaaatacagttgaaattgttaaaagggaatatctcaaagatatcttcattgaacaattatccctttccactcagaaaaattaacaggaacgaaaacagattccttacggagatttataatggggaatgtttacatcttttctccattcggactacactcggaatacatcgcgcaattttttaacgttatcatccgggcttattaatggctgatgcaatgcaaaactTCCGtatactttcaatttttggatgtgtattgaaacctgaagcggtagagggggcgtttcaaaacagataatctggacatttttcatattagtggatgaacgtagtttgagcacaaaggtatttactattaatgacatatcaagcaaaaagtggtggaagcaaaaactcgggacagagtatagtttaCGTCTCGAACCGTGAATTCACATTTCTGAGGTAGTTGGCGGTTTTTTTATTGTCAGTTTTCATTCAAACTTACATATAACCGCATGATTGTCTTTTTCAAAACGATCTGTCAGTGTTTTTACAACTTGTGCTACTGGATTATTACAATTATCTAATTTCATTTAGTATAATCGGATGGATGTAAAATAAAGCCCTTTTTATAACAATTACTACGAACGCATTAaatctaatgaaaaaaatacatgattaaCGTTCCGCTTTGAGTAAATCGTACATGTTCATAATAAGATGAGtataaacaaatgattttatttgatgattTATAACTCAACTACATGTTGTTAACAGAACCTGGTTCAGCACGTGGGGTTACTGCGAATCCAGATGGAAAGCCCcttttcaattaatatttaatcatGCTAAAATTATGGTTCATCCATTCTTGAAATTAAATCAAGATGTAGATATTTGATGTTTCGTGAATTGTGATACAAGGCCCAGTATTAAAAAAATGGTAATCGCGATCACGGTTTATCTATCATTCTTTTCATCATAAAATTTCACGACACTATTAAGAAATGAAAGTAAATGGAAGTATCATATTAAGTATTTAAGTCTGACTTCAAATAGAATAAAGATCATTTAAATTAACGCATGTATTTATAGATTTAGTTTAGTTGCCGTTCAAATACCATGGGAAATACAAATGAGCGATCCGTTCACGTAAAACGTGAATTTTCATGCACATATTACGCAAAGTCAGCCGATGGTTCGACTAAATATAGCAACGATCAGAATCAAGAGAAATGACATTTTACGGAGGAAGCACATCTGTGCCACCAGTATCAATAAATGCAAAAGGTGAAGCATTACGATGAATATGGGGAGTTTCGGGCAGACTGTCAACTGGTGAATCACCTCAATTGAAACACGAGAAAGCAGATCAGTTTATTACAAAGAGACTGATGAAATGGACTGTTTTTTGGCCTTGGATACCATGGTGTAAATTACAAATCATCAATTTAAGCAAGTgttgctttgaaaaaaaaaccctatataACATCTCATAGTTGATACCAGCTGTTTATTCTGTAAACTTCACTATAGAATATTAGCGATGATTTGGTATGACTTGATCTGTTTCATTTTTGTGACTTATGAATTTTATCTTAACAAACAGCGATCTGCAATAAATTCATAAATCTTCTGTTTAACATTTGCAAGTTCACTTTAAGTGGCAGTTTTGTTTGTATTGTACGAACACTCTCTTTGTACTGTGACACGCTTTTTCTTTTCCCTTTTTTGcacattaaaatcattttattctaGTTTTCTGATATTTATGGcggaaaatatttctttaacaatTTAACCTGTATTATAATAACCGTTTTTTCTGTATGTTCCTAATTTAATACATCTATGATTGGCATTTTGTGATGTACTTGATGAAGCAGGCGGCTTTCCGACAAAAAAAAGGCTAAAgaaaatacacagccaaatgtaatacgtttacagtattgaAAATCAATGTACAAGTATTTTGATACACCCGGGAGATCAATGTATTGCGGTTTTTATAATTGATGAATTGTGTAAGAGTGGTATCCCTTTTACTGCTTAGTGTAACCTCATCTCATTTCCTGTCGTCATTTATAATTGATGACAATTGCATCCCCTGTCTTGGTGTTTGTGTGACCTGTTGGATACAGAAATTTACGTAAGGAATTTGAATATTACTTCGTGCAAACTTTATAGCAATGGCGGACTTTTGAATTACACCGGAGAACATTAAACTGCATTATGGTATTTATGTACAGtgttataataaagttaaattgtCCTTGCCTaatgttcatattttcataTGTATAATTTCTTTCTATCCGCATTTGTGTTTTGCCTAAGTTTTAGTCCGCTCAGTGGTGGTAATATTAGCAGCCTATCAGAAAATGAGCGCATAAATGTGCGCATTAAACATTGTACGTCACTTTTTGTTTGGATCTGATCGCAGACCGTGCAGTTTATCCAGTTCTAACATGTACCCACAAACGACGGCTGCCACTTCTTTTGCCTCTTTATACATTCTATCTTTTTATGTGCGGTGTTTCGGTCACAGTTCCATTTTTTTCACACATAATTCGATAATATGATTAtcactgaaatttaaaaataatatttaataaatttaaactaaacattatttttattcactGTATCTTAAACAGGCATATATATGATGTTCAATCTTCATTTCAACGATGACAGATTTATATAACTTGTCGGCGCTGGTATCAGTTTCAGAGATACGTCATTATAAACATGGAGTGATGAGATTCTCAATTGTTCGTATTCATTCTGGGTGCTAAATGTTGAATCTTCGTTGTTATTGATCATGTAAAATATACTGCGTGACATAGGAGTCGCAGCTTTGCTGGATTCTGTTGTTCTTCTAATTTGTCTACAAGAGGTTAAAATAATAGGAATAAGAAAGCAAGTATTTGTGAGGGTGATATGAGAACGGAGTATAAATTTCAGGTTGCTTATACAGTTCCgacacatgtacatttataaggGGTTGGAGGATGAAGAGTTGTTTTCATTGTACATTGAGtgtattattttaataacatttttcataaaatctgTAAAATAATTTACCTTTTTCGAAGAAGAACCACAATAATCAGAAGGACAAAGCACAAGCACATTAGAACCGAGATGAGAACCAAACTCACTATTCTCccttaaacaaaaaacaaaacaaaactattcACAGTTTTAAATgtaagaaaaatgcatcaattgACATAAATACCCTGAGTTTTTCATAGAAGAAATTTGGCTAGAGATAATGTCTCATTCAATACACCGAACGACTAATAAAGAAAGCATTACTAACATAATGTATCAGGAAGCAGCTCATCATGCTGCTTGGGAGTTTTATCCGATACACTGTTGTTGGGTGACACGGGTCTGTTCCCACAGGAAACATCGAATTCACCTTGACCTATGGAAGGAAATCGTTCATTTAAGTTAAGAGGGAGtaggtacaatgtacatgtcttTCTATAAACTTAAGAAACCCCGTTCGTAACTGATCCCTAAGTTGATTGTAAGTTTGAACGTACGCGTATAATCAGTGAGTGAACCATTTGTAAGCCAAGTCATTTGCAAAGAATCacatttcaattatattttgGCACACAGTTAACTAAATTTGTAATTTagcatgatttttaaaaaaatattttatttacggtTATAATTGGAAAACGGTTTTCATTATCAAGAAACCACTTGGATCTTTATTTATTCATCGAAAAAATTATCATGGTGTATAAACACGTGTATTAAATGTAAATCAAgcattttatatattaactAAATTTTATGACAAGCCCAAACCTTGAGATGAAACAAGTAGACAGAAATAGCTTCGCTTCTCGATTTCGTGACACGGTTTGATGTACAAAAGGTCCCCTATTTTTACAATATGTGCATAAGGACTGTTTCTAAAGTTGATGAAGGTGGCATTATCTCTATGTCCAAAGCCAGTCGTAACAGAAATAGAAGATTGACTGTTAGGCATTGATATGATGCTGATCTGCAAACTTCCTGAGAACAATGACGTGAGTTTACATATACAGTTGTCCACGTCATTCTTTCTGTGAAAATTCAGATACATGTGCTCTCCTCGTTTGGATGACGTTCCACATGACTGAATTTTAGCTATAATAATACATATCTGTCACAATTTTATGAAATCTTTCTATTGTTGATTATATGTGAATGCATTTATCAATAATTGCTCACTTAGgtaatgtaaacatagaaagaaaaattACCTTCCATATCACGGGTGCATATCTGACCTGTAACTGataataacatagaaatacatatcatttctttattcattCAAAAAAGTCCTAGCAGATGTATATAATATAGATGATTGCATCGTCTTAATAAAATACTCGagacttttatttaaattcaattttacatttgtaatagGTAATTATCATAATAAGCTATTAAATTATCAGCGATAAAGTGCGCCCATTAATGTCAATAACATGATTCAGGACTGATAAAAACTCACCTTTAACAACAGAGAGTGTATTCATCATGACCAACACAGCGTAGTGCAAAACACAAAGATAATTCGGTAATGTTATCATATTTGGTATGGTATTAACGTGAGAAACAAAGAACTacgttttcattaattttatagcAGTTCTATTAAGTACATCTACTTGACCTTCCATATCTAAGAGGGAGGTTTAGCGTAAGTAGTTCGACCGACTTGACCATTTTGAAGGATCGGATATTATGAAACATAAGCAGGAAGTACTTATTTATGATATACATATTAACAAGATTCTAAATTAAGAGaaaaactaatatttttatttagaaaaatgacCTGAAAGGCagattaaagaaatatatatagtaatataAGAATTTCCGTTATATTGccaaaaatgcatatttttattccTAACTGTTCCTGACACATGAGCTAAACACGTGTTTAACTTACAGTAACACACGATAAAGTTGTGTTGCTTTTTGCTTCATCTGTACTATCCTGGTATCGTGTCAATCGACGAATACTGATGGGACACAAACGGGTCAGCAAATAACAACTatgcaaaatattaattattgtagTTACTTTTAGGATTGCAGCATGTATGTTCCGTATGCTCATAACATTTCTAACAGCACGATTGATGATAAGAAGTCTTTATTGAGATTTACATGAGAATATCCGTTCAGAACAATAAGTCTTTTAAGATATTCAAGTGTTTACGACATTTTGTTACTTACTGGTCAAGTCATGCTCattttgctacatgtatttgatgatcAAGACAGCactttttaattgattaacaACTGTGTAGTTAAGTTTGTTACTATGCTTGATTTGAGAAtgttaacaaaaatcaaaatagctCAATTCGACGCAATTAAATCTCATTATAGATATAGATTGAACCATTTTTTATAGATTTCACCTCTCATGTCTAGCGAATGTTAAAAGTGAAATAATAGATTTAACAATAGCTTATGTTTTGAATTCGGATTTCTGTTTTTCTCATTGTTTGATTTGACTATTCgatagttttaattttaatgtacatatgtattagTAATCTTATGAATATTGGTGTCATTTTTTATGAACTATCCAGAGATaatagaatatatttttatttatctttatctgtGAAATGtgattaatattttcaatatccAGTGTCTTTATTTTGAATCATAACAGTAACTAAAAATTGCgattataatttttcaaaagagcgttTTCCTGTTATAATTGTTTTGCTTGCTGCTCTAactaaatacaatttaataaaaatatttaattgttcatactttATAAACATCCTCATGAGCAAATACATTGATGAGAAAATGATACTCAGTATATCTGACACTGAACCTACTTCAATTGTGGGGTAAAAAGGGTTAAACAAATCGGCAATGATTAAGTTCAATTGTACTTTAAAGcaacaaaaattatttggtGATGATTAAAATCAAGCACAAACAATGTGTACATAATTGGACAGATGTGTAAGTATGGTATAATAAAGACATTGAAAAATGAAGCATCATCTAACTTCCTTGTAacttgcatgtacatgtaaatcactttttaaaggggagagtTTATCTGTACACTCATTCAACCTTAATTTGTTgtgaaacataaaaaaataataatggcgCTATAACAAAAGTTCTTTAACTTATaacatttctctctctctttttctctctcagcaatcgtaaaaaatatacattttactaaGAAAGTAAAAACCATAAATAGTTCTCTTATAAacgttcattaaaaaaatagatcaaaagaacattatcaaaatatttaaaacaaaactacGTAATTTAATCCTTTTTTTAATTAGAGAACGTACTTATTGACTTATTGGGAGCCTGTAACCTTAGCATAGTCATAATGATACTCAAACGTATTCTTATGATTAACGTTGTTTCCAGAGTCGTTTATTTCTGAATAAACAGACGGATTAATGTCCAAATCATTTTGACGACCATCCTCATTGTCTGTAACAACATTGCCAGCTGATAAGTAAAAGGAGTTTTCAACCATCCAGTATCCACTACCTCGATTCTCGTCGGATTGATCATATTGCGATCCGCCAATGTCTGCTTTGACTGCGGATTGTTCAACTGAAGTATGGTTTAATTCTCCGTGTAACCTTTCGTCATTCCTTACATGATATATATTATCCGTCACCTTTTTCTTTGATAAACTTTTCTTATTGCTTTTCCTGAGAGcaaaaaatgtaattgttaatttagcattttctttcaaatcgatgatacaaaaaaactttgtttctggtaataatatttacaaattaacagAAAGTACAATACATTACCGTTTAACAATCATCATAACTGCTAAGGCTATCACCAAGACTATTCCACCAGCTCCGGCTactaataatattttaatagacttattatttttttaagttctaATACGTGTACATATGATATGCCTACGCAATGATTTTTGTGATTCACTTGGcattaatttatatttgtttgatttagtACTGGATAAAAAGGAGTTTATtcctttacaattttaaaatgacgtTACAAAAAGATTCATTCACTGGAATGAATGCATTTAAACTGATTGCTCTTTTATTATATTCAGGATGGTATCGTTATCATTGatcaaaatgttataaattCAGGTTAATTACGATAATTTTTCCATCAACTTAGTTTCGTCCAAAGAAtacttaaaattaaacatttttttcatattgaataAACAGTGTGTTCTTCTAAATATCCCAATgatatttaaagctgcttggtccgattttttgtaaaaacagtatcaattttttttcatacaaatcgtttatcttagaaagttatgggcTTTCTCcaatttacaccagcagaatcagtctcctttcaaagttagaaatattcaaagtaaataaagatatgttatctttgggcaaacgaaaaaacaaaccaaaatgcatcacggtaatgtttagaaaaggaaaccgcttggtttcgtcctccgaatgattggggttattctacccgcatgctatgcatcgattgtaaagaaagcagactttagaaatattagcgaacaaaacgtacacatgtttatttgtaatttgtctgatcatttcgacctttatttaaggcGATttcgtctcgtcgtcaggggtgaaatttaacatgaggcgaaataacgaggtaccttttaatgtcgtttgttttgttatcaaattttgtacatatttttcttcattgaaatttggcataattgacgggtaaaactactgcaatgtctattattatacatatactaagaaTATCCATCGTtcaaaagcgtgcataaaatttgatataaaatcggaccaagcagctttaatattCAACGTTAAATATTATAGTTCCATTTACGAATCTTGAATGTGatgtatacatttgtatattgaaCATATCACTCTTGCTTGTAACTTTTATCTAAAAACATATACTGGTACATTCTATAGATGTAATTCATATACTTAAAACCAgaaacaaataattatatagtactgtaaagatatttacatgtagcttTCAATTCTATTTGTTGAGCCACAAATCAAAAGAAGTTAAAAACGTACGAAAAAATAGATATTCTTTTGGCGTTGTAATTGCTATATTGTCTTTTTGGTTAATGTTCCTCTGCGTCGAATTTGTCGTGACGCTTTGCGTTAAATGTGTCGGAACGCTCCGAGTTGAATTTTTTGGGACGCTCTGAGTTGTAGTTATAGTTGTTTTGCTTGATGACGAAGGTTGGGGTATGGATTGGCAATACCCATGAACTTTTATCGAAGCATCTGTGAAATAATGTATGTAGAGTTGTAACCGAGTTGATAAAGTatgaaatatatcatatataattatgatatatgaATTCAAAACAGTCAATGTTTGTATGTTAAGttatttcaaataacatttAAAGAGTAAACAATACCTACCGTTAGAGAAAACACGTAAGCAGTAGCCTGTATATTTGCAATAATTGTAATCCCTAGGATAATCACAAGTCAACTCCACTGTAGTGAATTGCGAAGAAGACACTGTGGGAGGTACTGATGACATACATTGAATACTAAATATGTTATTGTTCATCTCTTTGATTTGTATGGCCGTTCCACAGTCATCAAAACCAGGATTTATAGACgccaaataaaataattgtggATTGAATGTAAAGTTAAAAGAGCATGAACACTTGTATTTGATTACACCAAAGTCAacataaatgttattattgGAGATTACGCGACCATCACAACTGTCCAGTACAttacctaaaaaaaaacaaataacatgatacgatttttatttcaaatcgatGTTTTTCTGAAGAATTCGTTAGTTTTTGTAGTGTCATATTTGAATGGAATTGAGAAAGCAAAACATCAAGGTTGAAATAACATTGAATAACATAAAGATAACATCTTACTGTCTTCATTGCATGCTCTTTGGcctgaaataaaaatgaaaattagcTTTTTTGTAtcaagtttatatttttttacattaattcatgatgtgttaataaaatagaatcaaagtactgaagaaccaacgggagttgattttgtcgatgtttatttgttttaaaatcaatgatatcttattttgcattacaagtacatgtacatgtagtttctaatttaaattacgcacatttttatactacgaatttttgaactttttcgacgagaatgtcgagaaacctccctatgaatcatgttgaataatatttaaagatagaattaattcaatcaaactatgtatcagtaatagaaatatttctcgaaaattgtatggatacAAGCgacattgaactctagtctcgttcaaccaaacgctcggctgacaccgtaatataaatctccgacaaggttttacggagacagccgagcgtcgagttgaacgagactatattgaactctggcgtatgagtatacgactacaaaaaaatatttaaattgttcgtaccatttaaaatctgactattttcaaggtatttataaatcagttttattgaaaaaaatgctttagcatacattacatcgaatttatcaattattttcaagaatttaGTCTTGTcggcagcaatgatttgtgctgaggtccaaacgctgtttcactttcggtttgtctgagtaactgcataggagagttgattaaaatcaactcccaataaatCTTCTTTACTCATATAAATGGCTTTGAGATTAAATCGAAATCGCCAGTTGTAGTACAGGTATCTGTTAGTCAGACTGTTAGCAGATGAATAATGATTACTAGCTGTTTGGTCCGATaacatatcatattttatgtacgcttttaaacgatggttttaaatagtatgtgtataataaaacatgtaggagttgcagtagttttcctgGTCAATTAAGCTATTTTTCAATAAAGTTAAATGacaaacaaaatttgttaataaaaaaaggGTACTGCGATATGTGACTTTAAAATGATTCGCCTTCGACGTCGAGGCATTTATGATTGTGAtatgactttgattttcgctataagtaaaggaaataaaatttccaaaatgtttcgacaaatcaaaaaaataaacacgtTTACACTGTTTCACTTCTGAAATTTGCAACCGATGTATAATATTCAACGAAATCAATCTAGGGACGAAACCATTTGGTTACCTCTCAAAATCACACCCATGATGCGTATGCtttgttgtgtgtgtgtgtgtgtgtgtgtgtgtgtgtgtgtgtgtgtgtgttcccATATaggaaacatttttgtttacattaaatgTTAATAGGTGAAAGTCTATAACTTCTTAAGATAATTAGTTTCTATTGAAAACTGATACTGTAAAAgccaaaaaatcggaccaagcaacTCTGAATATATCGTAAGGTAGCAATGAAATTAAGTAACTACTAAAAAAGGTCTGAACACAGTTTCCCTCCCCCTTTTTTATAGATATACAGACatatacatattttcaaaataaggtAGTTGCCAGAAAATGTCTAAATGGGCAAACACAGCATGTGCATATACATCATAGAGTAGATTggcatatatttaaatattaaggCCAAACATGTACTTTCCAAACCCAGTGTCTTTAATTTTACCTGGGCGTCATGATTTACACAGATTGCGTAGATAGAGGTAGATTTCGTCCATAGCTTGCAATATTATCCAAATTTTAGTACTAGAATTTTGGGCTATATTCAGGATCTTTAAAAGATAGGTACAAAACTTTGTGGGttattttcatatgttttttaaaatagataaaatttgtctattattttgatacctaataaattatcaatttagattttttgcaaaaaaagccCGGAACTTTTTGTAAAAGGAAACAATTAATGCTTATGAATTAAggcatttttcaaataaactacaaaatggctGTACCAGAGTGcatgcttacacctttggtatttcaacatgCGTGATGATGTCCGTTAGGTATTATAAATTTAAActgataatttattattatgaaattattcataaacctaatttcattttcgataaacatgTCTGAAACATCAAAAGTGAGAGTAAGGTAGTGGGCACGCTTTGGCGTATATACTTggaatgaaataatattgaataattacgttaagagtgaatatatttactctGAGCCTATTTAGAGAATACATACACTGTAGAAGTTatgatttgacaaatgttgaataaataaaataagtcaaTTCCTTTCTTTAGTGAgcaattttagttttgatatacatttgcttgagaactttccagaacggggtaaccaagaacgagGATTGACTAATTAACGAAAAGTGTGGGACGAATTCATCATGCAACgcgggcagataccttggatcggacttctattaatacaaaaacttgataaataaaatggaacaattaatGCGATCGATTTTAGTATAAATggaaagaactttccagaacggggtgcccagaaacgggttgactaattgacatcTTGGCGGATAGTGTAGGGCGAGCTAACCATTGGCAAGATACTTTGAATCCGtcaactttggtttaaaatatgcgtgcaaatggataataatgcataacctaccgtgttttaatttcatactttttatATACCACGACAGATTGGTTGTGAACCTTAGAcattaaattgtaaacattaattaacaaattattgtattCTACGTTTTTTAAGTTTAATGGGGATGCCCCCTCCCCTTACAGagtgttttttcaaaatagTCTTTAATCTGGGATTACTATTTGGGAGAGTAATAcaaattatattgtaaattGACCTAAAGAACCAAATAAAGAGAGAGGTGCACTAAATACATATTCactgatttgaaataaatacagtaaacaactttttttttttagtcagctgcaacaaacaGGATTAAGGCCACGTACTTGTATATATTATCTATTTGACTTTAGATTTGTCATCCCTGCCCGCTCCTCTAAATATCCAACaatgcagtttgatttttatttcaattttatagaATAAGATAAGGAAAAACTCGGGcaaagtatatacaaaaatgaacaaaaatatggttcaacatAATAAGCATTATATGATAATAAAGTGTTAATTCTTGCGCTTGTGGGGGGTATAATCTAGTATACCAAAATTTTCTTTACGATGTGATCACTCTAGAGACTAAGCTTGACTAAGGGTGCATGGATTTCGAAAATTTCGGATTTTTGAAAGGGTTACAATGGCATcttaacaatgtattttttctcCTACGGAATTTATTAAAAGGGAGGATTTATGAAagaattttccatttttataaatttaatatttatctatttaatattaattaattggCAAAGTGC is drawn from Crassostrea angulata isolate pt1a10 chromosome 5, ASM2561291v2, whole genome shotgun sequence and contains these coding sequences:
- the LOC128184785 gene encoding uncharacterized protein LOC128184785, whose protein sequence is MITLPNYLCVLHYAVLVMMNTLSVVKVTGQICTRDMEAKIQSCGTSSKRGEHMYLNFHRKNDVDNCICKLTSLFSGSLQISIISMPNSQSSISVTTGFGHRDNATFINFRNSPYAHIVKIGDLLYIKPCHEIEKRSYFCLLVSSQGQGEFDVSCGNRPVSPNNSVSDKTPKQHDELLPDTLWRIVSLVLISVLMCLCFVLLIIVVLLRKRQIRRTTESSKAATPMSRSIFYMINNNEDSTFSTQNEYEQLRISSLHVYNDVSLKLIPAPTSYINLSSLK
- the LOC128184732 gene encoding uncharacterized protein LOC128184732 isoform X2, giving the protein MVKNVLLLMYCYSYLGCDVCGQRACNEDSNVLDSCDGRVISNNNIYVDFGVIKYKCSCSFNFTFNPQLFYLASINPGFDDCGTAIQIKEMNNNIFSIQCMSSVPPTVSSSQFTTVELTCDYPRDYNYCKYTGYCLRVFSNDASIKVHGYCQSIPQPSSSSKTTITTTQSVPKNSTRSVPTHLTQSVTTNSTQRNINQKDNIAITTPKEYLFFPGAGGIVLVIALAVMMIVKRKSNKKSLSKKKVTDNIYHVRNDERLHGELNHTSVEQSAVKADIGGSQYDQSDENRGSGYWMVENSFYLSAGNVVTDNEDGRQNDLDINPSVYSEINDSGNNVNHKNTFEYHYDYAKVTGSQ
- the LOC128184732 gene encoding uncharacterized protein LOC128184732 isoform X1, which codes for MVKNVLLLMYCYSYLGCDVCGQRACNEDSNVLDSCDGRVISNNNIYVDFGVIKYKCSCSFNFTFNPQLFYLASINPGFDDCGTAIQIKEMNNNIFSIQCMSSVPPTVSSSQFTTVELTCDYPRDYNYCKYTGYCLRVFSNDASIKVHGYCQSIPQPSSSSKTTITTTQSVPKNSTRSVPTHLTQSVTTNSTQRNINQKDNIAITTPKEYLFFLAGAGGIVLVIALAVMMIVKRKSNKKSLSKKKVTDNIYHVRNDERLHGELNHTSVEQSAVKADIGGSQYDQSDENRGSGYWMVENSFYLSAGNVVTDNEDGRQNDLDINPSVYSEINDSGNNVNHKNTFEYHYDYAKVTGSQ